Proteins co-encoded in one Aptenodytes patagonicus chromosome 14, bAptPat1.pri.cur, whole genome shotgun sequence genomic window:
- the ASXL1 gene encoding polycomb group protein ASXL1 isoform X3, with protein MTPKQILQVIEAEGLKEMSGTSPLACLNAMLHSNSRGGDGLFYKLPGRISLFTLKKDALQWSRNLSVPEGEELEDTADAESCESNEASTVSGDNDVSLDETSSNASCSTESQSKGPATTRESYRTASQTTKQKKKTGVMLPRVVLTPLKVNGAHMESASGFTGRHADGESSSTSSSSSSSLALCKATLRSRTEINRDPPQLLRGIRKPTAGQMKRNRGEDIDFETPGSILVNTNLRALINSRTFNALPSHFQQQLLYLLPEVDRQVGADGLMRLSGSALNNEFFTHAAQSWRERLADGEFTHEMQVRIRQEMEKEKRVEQWKEKFFEDYYGQKLGLTQEESQEQNLVQEDAENRTGLSVKGEARLPRSPSTRQRDGHFKKRSRADLRCRARRSLYKLREPEQTEASKETASVGPDSSLHKESKPEIDLKKDDLTSPSAAVLKPESSELHLSPETSKLHSKSEDLSLAAANRIPSLPQENSARESKDQKRKCFEEAASASFPEKKPRLEDRQSFRNTIESVHPEKPQPTKEEPKVPPIRIQLSRIKPPWVVKGQPAYQICPRIIPNTEPSSRGRTGARTLADIKARALQARAQREAATAAIGGGGGPGGGRSTDEGGGGGEPSSHAEHRRSKRTHGKRSSDLQRTQLLSSLHLNGEKANSEVAAQEANRNSFASSRQDPFSSKSEGSGVLECTAGSSSGEPQPGDGSPGRQFCDALTGSSLDNATSERQEEGPEQLLCDPRTETPSCVASQERQSTKLKCVVPPVNGLSCSRVQGAVISPTGGRVVSDLKDVSAPAVQLDYHSDVKENSSSCPALPPELSSGGKECQEPEMASRFRFNGSEMFVEKCVADSDNSKTVTTGAEKAVPALYNFSHLQAEKESDGKLSNEEQNTESLKPSLHDDFISQNRIDTSEKLLQLGERCPRTEPENARQPLRETQEFKTNGDDEIQSTHSETTDTASDFEGDVADENVEMDIRFRHVSCREVAGKDSSCHSSAERCGRIRSKSSVETESLAYVVDFPAVTAMSTAPPSQRWGPHAPLPQKPERPTGSAQPVSSAETNNPLVMQLLKGNLPLEEVLPVSHANVKLEVTEPLLDKQSEGLSLQMERGSSCYFGKESSPDVGIKTSALSRSDDFHSMRSSIDPQEKKCGSGAALPRAGDAEDQSIPEKHSKIGSTLSCQDQLANVASASQKPEDMGPRERTFSSCSFEEQKELPKVHRVPQHNPLTSVIANKSPEKLNASMEPRFLSPAVTSLGPSQTGGTSVSKNYVGVQGKKLFGSGFPCSPSVRLHHSRALDQVSAMGTLSPSKQIPLNKTCASGEGMPAAGEEWTSKQHTNTLGGIKNGNVLACGSPAKRNAENRKDAAQNPVELTEHLQSVPLVMDLPFFKFSREPGKGHNHPLEPSSIPSQLNIKQAFYGKLSKLQLNSTSFNYSSNTPAFPRSLAGSMMQLTHKANFAANHNTSLSVQMFADGSSVDEISFKCSCSLKAMIMCKGCGAFCHDDCIGPSKLCVLCLVVR; from the exons ATGACCCCAAAACAGATTCTGCAGGTCATAGAGGCTGAAGGACTAAAGGAAATGAG TGGCACTTCTCCCCTAGCCTGCCTCAACGCCATGCTCCATTCCAATTCAAGGGGAGGTGATGGACTCTTTTACAAACTGCCTGGACGCATCAGCCTTTTCACGCTCAAG AAGGATGCCTTGCAGTGGTCTCGGAACCTGTCTGTGCCAGAAGGGGAGGAGCTGGAGGATACAGCAGACGCAGAAAGTTGCGAGTCCAATGAAGCGAGCACTGTGAGTGGTGATAATGATG TGTCTCTTGATGAAACCTCCTCTAATGCCTCCTGTTCCACTGAGTCTCAGAGCAAGGGACCCGCTACTACCAGGGAGAGCTACAGAACCGCCTCCCAG acaaccaaacaaaagaaaaagaccgGTGTAATGCTGCCACGTGTTGTCTTAACACCACTGAAAGTAAATGGGGCACACATGGAGTCTGCCTCTG gcTTCACAGGAAGGCATGCTGATGGGGAGAGCAGTAGcacatccagcagcagcagctcctctttgGCGCTGTGCAAAGCCACCTTGCgtagcagaacagaaataaacagGGATCCTCCGCAGCTTCTGAGAGGTATCCGAAAGCCCACAGCTG GGCAAATGAAACGAAACAGGGGTGAGGATATTGACTTTGAAACACCTGGTTCCATTCTTGTCAATACAAACCTGCGAGCTCTGATAAACTCCAGAACCTTTAATGCGCTCCCATCGcactttcagcagcagcttcttTACCTCCTTCCAGAGGTTGATAGACAG GTTGGGGCTGATGGGCTGATGCGTCTCAGTGGCAGCGCTCTGAATAATGAATTCTTCACCCACGCTGCGCAGAGCTGGAGAGAACGACTAGCTGATG GTGAATTCACCCATGAGATGCAAGTTCGAATTCGgcaggagatggaaaaggaaaagagagtggAGCAATGGAAAGAGAAGTTCTTTGAGGACTACTATGGACAAAA GTTGGGCTTGACCCAAGAAGAATCCCAGGAGCAGAATTTGGTGCAAGAAGATGCTGAGAACAGGACAGGACTGTCTGTTAAAGGAGAAGCAAGACTGCCGCGCAGTCCTTCTACAAGGCAGAGAGATGGGCACTTCAAGAAACGCTCCCGGGCCGACCTGCGATGCAGAGCCAGGCGGAGCCTGTACAAATTGCGTGAACCTGAGCAAACAGAGGCTTCCAAAGAGACTGCTTCTGTGGGACCAGATTCCTCTCTTCATAAAGAGTCAAAGCCTGAGATAGACCTGAAGAAAGATGACCTGACGAGCCCTTCGGCTGCAGTACTGAAGCCAGAGAGTTCAGAATTGCACCTCTCTCCAGAGACTTCCAAATTACACAGTAAATCAGAAGATCTGTCACTGGCAGCTGCAAACAGAATTCCCAGTTTGCCCCAGGAGAACTCTGCTCGGGAGTCGAAGGACCAGAAGAGGAAATGCTTTGAGGAGGCTGCCTCTGCGTCCTTCCCCGAAAAGAAGCCCCGGCTTGAAGATCGTCAGTCCTTTCGTAACACAATTGAAAGTGTTCACCCAGAAAAGCCACAGCCTACTAAAGAGGAGCCAAAAGTCCCACCCATCCGG atTCAACTTTCACGTATTAAACCACCCTGGGTGGTTAAAGGTCAGCCCGCTTACCAGATATGCCCCAGGATCATCCCCAACACGGAGCCCTCCAGCCGGGGCAGGACTGGGGCCAGAACACTCGCAGACATTAAAGCCCGTGCTTTGCAAGCCCGAGCCCAGCGAGAAGCTGCTACAGCTGCCATTGGAGGTGGGGGTGGCCCAGGTGGAGGGAGAAGCACCGATGAGGGAGGTGGCGGAGGAGAACCCAGCAGCCATGCAGAGCACAGGAGATCAAAGAGAACTCATGGAAAGCGTTCGTCAGATCTACAACGAACACAATTACTGTCGTCTCTCCATCTGAATGGAGAAAAGGCTAACTCCGAGGTGGCTGCTCAGGAGGCTAACAGGAATTCCTTCGCCTCTTCAAGACAAGACCCCTTTTCCTCAAAGAGTGAGGGAAGTGGCGTTCTGGAATGCACTGCAGGCTCTAGCTCAGGGGAACCTCAGCCTGGTGATGGTTCACCTGGAAGGCAGTTCTGTGATGCTTTGACTGGGTCATCCTTAGACAATGCAACTtctgagaggcaggaggaaggcccTGAGCAGCTCCTCTGTGACCCAAGGACCGAAACCCCATCTTGTGTTGCGTCACAGGAGAGGCAAAGTACAAAGCTGAAATGCGTGGTTCCTCCGGTAAACGGTCTGTCGTGTTCTCGGGTGCAGGGAGCCGTCATCAGCCCTACGGGAGGCAGGGTTGTGTCAGACCTCAAGGATGTTAGTGCTCCCGCCGTACAGCTGGATTATCATTCTGATGTAAAGGAAAATTCCTCCAGTTGTCCTGCTCTTCCGCCAGAATTGTCATCAGGCGGTAAAGAATGCCAGGAGCCAGAAATGGCGTCTAGATTTAGATTTAATGGCTCTGAAATGTTTGTGGAAAAATGTGTGGCTGATAGTGATAACTCGAAAACGGTGACTACTGGAGCGGAGAAAGCAGTGCCTGCACTGTACAACTTTTCACACctgcaggcagagaaagagagtgacGGCAAACTAAGTAATGAAGAACAGAATACAGAGTCTCTGAAGCCCTCTTTACACGATGACTTTATTTCTCAGAATAGGATAGATACCTCTGAAAAACTTCTGCAGCTGGGGGAGAGGTGCCCCAGAACAGAACCAGAAAACGCACGTCAGCCACTGAGAGAGACTCAAGAGTTCAAGACAAACGGAGATGATGAAATACAGAGTACGCACAGTGAAACAACAGATACTGCTTCAGATTTTGAAGGTGACGTAGCTGATGAGAATGTAGAGATGGATATACGTTTCAGACACGTCAGCTGCAGGGAGGTGGCTGGGAAAGACTCCTCCTGTCACAGCAGCGCTGAGAGATGTGGTAGGATTAGATCAAAATCATCTGTGGAAACAGAGAGTCTGGCCTACGTTGTGGACTTCCCTGCAGTCACAGCGATGAGCACTGCACCTCCATCTCAGAGGTGGGGACCACATGCACCATTGCCCCAGAAACCTGAGCGGCCGACAGGTTCTGCTCAGCCCGTGTCCTCTGCTGAAACCAACAACCCTTTGGTGATGCAGCTGCTTAAGGGGAACCTTCCACTGGAAGAAGTTCTCCCAGTATCTCATGCCAACGTCAAGCTGGAAGTTACAGAGCCGCTGCTGGACAAGCAGTCGGAAGGCCTCTCCCTGCAAATGGAGAGAGGTAGCAGTTGCTATTTTGGCAAAGAATCTTCTCCAGATGTAGGAATAAAGACGAGTGCCCTAAGCAGGAGTGATGACTTCCACTCAATGAGATCTTCCATAGATCCCCAGGAGAAGAAGTGCGGATCAGGGGCAGCATTGCCTAGAGCAGGGGATGCAGAGGATCAGTCCATTCCAGAAAAACATTCCAAAATTGGCTCAACTTTAAGCTGCCAAGACCAACTGGCAAATGTGGCAAGTGCCTCTCAGAAGCCTGAAGATATGGGCCCTCGGGAAAGAACGTTTTCTTCCTGTAGCTTTGAGGAGCAGAAGGAGTTGCCCAAGGTCCATCGGGTGCCACAGCACAACCCATTAACAAGTGTCATCGCAAATAAAAGCCCGGAGAAGTTGAATGCCTCTATGGAGCCTCGGTTTTTATCTCCAGCTGTAACTTCTCTTGGCCCAAGCCAGACAGGGGGTACCTCGGTCAGTAAAAATTATGTTGGAGTTCAAGGCAAAAAACTCTTTGGTTCTGGTTTTCCTTGCAGCCCCAGTGTTAGACTGCATCACTCCAGGGCTTTGGATCAAGTTTCAGCCATGGGAACCTTGTCCCCCAGCAAACAGATTCCTCTGAACAAGACCTGTGCATCAGGAGAAGGAATGCCAGCTGCAGGGGAAGAATGGACTTCAAAGCAGCACACCAACACCCTGGGAGGAATAAAAAACGGGAATGTGTTGGCATGTGGCAGCCCAGCCAAGCGTAACGCGGAGAACCGGAAGGATGCAGCACAAAACCCCGTGGAGCTGACGGAGCATTTGCAAAGTGTTCCGCTGGTTATGGACTTGccattttttaagttttcaagaGAACCAGGAAAAGGACACAATCACCCTTTGGAGCCTTCTTCCATACCCTCTCAGCTCAATATCAAGCAAGCATTTTATGGGAAGCTTTCTAAGCTGCAGCTTAATTCCACCAGCTTTAATTATTCATCCAACACTCCGGCTTTTCCCAGAAGTCTTGCTGGAAGCATGATGCAGCTAACCCACAAAGCGAACTTTGCTGCGAACCATAACACGTCCCTTTCTGTGCAGATGTTTGCTGATGGCAGCAGCGTTGACGAGATATCGTTCAAGTGCTCCTGCAGCCTTAAAGCCATGATCATGTGTAAAGGCTGCGGGGCGTTTTGCCACGATGACTGTATAGGACCCTCTAAGCTTTGTGTATTGTGCCTTGTGGTGAGATAA